A single genomic interval of Homo sapiens chromosome 7, GRCh38.p14 Primary Assembly harbors:
- the NYAP1 gene encoding neuronal tyrosine-phosphorylated phosphoinositide-3-kinase adapter 1, translated as MNLLYRKTKLEWRQHKEEEAKRSSSKEVAPAGSAGPAAGQGPGVRVRDIASLRRSLRMGFMTMPASQEHTPHPCRSAMAPRSLSCHSVGSMDSVGGGPGGASGGLTEDSSTRRPPAKPRRHPSTKLSMVGPGSGAETPPSKKAGSQKPTPEGRESSRKVPPQKPRRSPNTQLSVSFDESCPPGPSPRGGNLPLQRLTRGSRVAGDPDVGAQEEPVYIEMVGDVFRGGGRSGGGLAGPPLGGGGPTPPAGADSDSEESEAIYEEMKYPLPEEAGEGRANGPPPLTATSPPQQPHALPPHAHRRPASALPSRRDGTPTKTTPCEIPPPFPNLLQHRPPLLAFPQAKSASRTPGDGVSRLPVLCHSKEPAGSTPAPQVPARERETPPPPPPPPAANLLLLGPSGRARSHSTPLPPQGSGQPRGERELPNSHSMICPKAAGAPAAPPAPAALLPGPPKDKAVSYTMVYSAVKVTTHSVLPAGPPLGAGEPKTEKEISVLHGMLCTSSRPPVPGKTSPHGGAMGAAAGVLHHRGCLASPHSLPDPTVGPLTPLWTYPATAAGLKRPPAYESLKAGGVLNKGCGVGAPSPMVKIQLQEQGTDGGAFASISCAHVIASAGTPEEEEEEVGAATFGAGWALQRKVLYGGRKAKELDKVEDGARAWNGSAEGPGKVEREDRGPGTSGIPVRSQGAEGLLARIHHGDRGGSRTALPIPCQTFPACHRNGDFTGGYRLGRSASTSGVRQVVLHTPRPCSQPRDALSQPHPALPLPLPLPPQPARERDGKLLEVIERKRCVCKEIKARHRPDRGLCKQESMPILPSWRRGPEPRKSGTPPCRRQHTVLWDTAI; from the exons ATGAACCTCCTCTACCGAAAAACCAAGCTGGAGTGGAGGCAGCACAAGGAAGAGGAGGCCAAGAGGAG CTCCAGTAAGGAGGTGGCCCCCGCTGGCTCGGCTGGGCCCGCGGCCGGCCAGGGGCCTGGGGTCCGCGTGCGGGACATCGCCTCGCTGCGGCGCTCCCTCAGGATGGGTTTCATGACGATGCCCGCCTCCCAGGAGCACACCCCGCACCCCTGCCGCAGCGCCATGGCCCCACGCTCCCTCTCCTGCCACTCGGTGGGCAGCATGGACAGTGTCGGGGGTGGCCCTGGCGGGGCCAGTGGGGGCCTCACAGAGGACAGCAGCACCCGAAGACCCCCTGCCAAGCCCCGGAGACACCCCAGCACCAAGCTCAGCATGGTGGGGCCTGGGTCTGGGGCAGAGACGCCCCCCAGCAAGAAAGCAG GCTCACAGAAGCCAACCCCAGAGGGCCGAGAGTCCAGCCGGAAGGTTCCTCCGCAGAAGCCCAGGCGAAGCCCTAACACCCAGCTCTCTGTCTCCTTCGATGAGTCCTGCCCCCCAGGCCCCTCTCCTCGAGGGGGGAACCTGCCTCTTCAGCGCCTCACTAGGgggtcccgagtagctggggacccTGATGTGGGTGCCCAGGAAGAGCCTGTGTACATTGAGATGGTGGGGGACGTCTTTAGGGGAGGAGGACGAAGTGGAGGAGGCCTGGCTGGGCCCCCTCTTGGGGGTGGGGGCCCGACCCCTCCAGCGGGCGCCGACTCGGACTCTGAAGAGAGTGAGGCCATCTATGAAGAGATGAAGTACCCGCTGCCGGAAGAGGCTGGGGAAGGCCGGGCCAATGGCCCTCCACCATTGACGGCAACATCCCCGCCACAACAGCCTCACGCCCTTCCGCCCCATGCCCACCGCCGCCCAGCTTCAGCCCTCCCGAGCCGGAGGGACGGGACGCCCACCAAGACCACTCCTTGTGAAATCCCCCCGCCCTTCCCCAACCTCCTTCAGCACCGGCCTCCACTCCTGGCCTTCCCCCAAGCCAAGTCTGCTTCCCGAACCCCTGGCGATGGGGTCTCAAGGCTACCTGTCCTCTGCCACTCCAAGGAGCCAGCCGGCTCCACCCCAGCTCCCCAAGTGCCTGCACGGGAGCGGGAGACGCCTCCCCCACCGCCTCCACCTCCTGCTGCCAACCTGCTGCTGCTGGGACCATCGGGCCGGGCCCGGAGCCACTCGACACCGTTGCCACCCCAGGGCTCTGGCCAGCCCCGGGGGGAGCGGGAGCTCCCCAACTCCCACAGCATGATCTGCCCTAAGGCGGCGGGGGCGCCGGCAGCCCCCCCTGCCCCGGCCGCCTTGCTCCCCGGCCCCCCCAAGGACAAGGCCGTGTCTTACACCATGGTGTACTCGGCGGTCAAGGTGACCACGCACTCTGTCCTGCCAGCTGGTCCACCCCTGGGTGCTGGGGAGCCAAAGACGGAGAAGGAGATCTCGGTCCTCCATGGGATGCTGTGTACCAGCTCAAGGCCCCCTGTGCCAGGGAAGACCAGCCCCCACGGTGGGGCCATGGGCGCAGCAGCTGGGGTCCTCCACCACCGCGGCTGCCTGGCCTCCCCCCACAGCCTTCCGGACCCAACTGTAGGCCCCCTGACCCCGCTGTGGACCTACCCAGCCACAGCAGCTGGGCTCAAGAGACCCCCTGCCTATGAGAGCCTCAAGGCTGGGGGGGTGCTGAATAAGGGCTGTGGTGTGGGGGCCCCATCCCCCATGGTCAAGATCCAGCTGCAGGAGCAAGGGACCGATGGGGGTGCTTTTGCCAGCATCTCCTGTGCCCACGTCATCGCCAGCGCAGGGACaccagaggaggaagaagaggaggtggGCGCCGCGACATTTGGGGCAGGCTGGGCCCTGCAGAGGAAGGTCCTCTATGGAGGGAGAAAAGCAAAGGAGTTGGACA AGGTCGAGGACGGTGCCCGGGCCTGGAATGGCAGTGCCGAGGGTCCAGGCAAGGTGGAGCGTGAGGACAGGGGCCCTGGGACATCGGGGATCCCAGTGAGAAGCCAGGGGGCAGAGGGACTGCTGGCCAGGATCCACCATGGAGACCGAGGAGGGAGCCGCACCGCGCTGCCCATTCCCTGCCAGACCTTCCCCGCCTGCCACCGCAATGGAG ACTTCACGGGAGGCTACCGCCTGGGGCGCTCCGCCTCCACCTCCGGAGTCCGGCAGGTCGTGCTCCACACACCCCGGCCCTGCAGCCAGCCCAGGGATGCCCTGAGCCAG CCCCACCCCGCGCTGCCGCTGCCTCTGCCCCTGCCGCCCCAGCCGGCCCGCGAGCGTGACGGGAAGCTGCTGGAGGTGATCGAGCGCAAGCGCTGCGTGTGCAAGGAGATCAAGGCGCGCCACCGCCCGGACCGAGGCCTCTGCAAGCAGGAGAGCATGCCCATCCTCCCCAGCTGGCGGCGGGGACCCGAGCCCCGCAAGTCCGGCACCCCGCCCTGCCGCCGGCAGCACACGGTCCTCTGGGACACCGCCATCTGA